The Capsicum annuum cultivar UCD-10X-F1 unplaced genomic scaffold, UCD10Xv1.1 ctg1716, whole genome shotgun sequence genome includes a window with the following:
- the LOC107858701 gene encoding probable galacturonosyltransferase-like 1, translating into MIKLGSFVISLLWTISFAIAAHVGSIKTKTLHFKEAPKFYNSPTCPSFNYYHSTDTNNITNNTQICFQNAVNVAMTLDAAYLRGSMAAILSVLQHSSCPENVIFHFVASSSANTDYLNVTLSTSFPYLHFTIYLFQDSAVAGLISTSIRAALDCPLNYARNYLADLLPGCIQKVVYLDSDLVLVDDIAKLAATPLGEESVLAAPEYCNANFTTYFTPTFWSNPSLSLTFANRKPCYFNTGVMVIDLQRWRAGDYTTKIVEWMELQKRMRIYELGSLPPFLLVFAGKIAPVDHKWNQHGLGGDNFRGLCRDLHPGSVSLLHWSGKGKPWVRLDASRPCPLDALWAPYDLLQTPYVLES; encoded by the exons ATGATAAAACTTGGAAGTTTCGTAATTTCTCTTTTATGGACCATCTCATTTGCAATTGCTGCACACGTTGGCTCTATCAAGACCAAAACTTTGCATTTCAAAGAAGCCCCAAAATTCTACAATTCCCCAACTTGTCCTTCTTTTAACTACTACCACTCCACCGACACGAATAATATTACTAACAATACACAAATTTGCTTCCAAAATGCAGTAAATGTTGCCATGACTCTTGATGCTGCTTATCTCCGTGGTTCGATGGCTGCCATTCTTTCTGTTCTTCAACATTCTTCTTGTCCTGAAAATGTTATATTTCACTTTGTGGCTTCGTCTTCTGCTAATACCGATTATTTAAATGTCACGCTTTCTACTTCATTTCCTTATCTTCATTTCACAATTTATCTTTTCCAAGATTCAGCTGTGGCTGGATTGATTTCCACGTCGATTCGCGCTGCTTTGGATTGTCCTTTAAATTATGCTCGGAATTATCTAGCTGATCTTCTTCCTGGATGTATCCAAAAG GTTGTGTACCTGGATTCAGATCTTGTTCTTGTAGATGACATTGCCAAGCTAGCTGCTACACCTCTAGGTGAAGAATCAGTTTTAGCAGCACCAGAATACTGCAATGCAAATTTCACTACCTATTTCACCCCTACTTTCTGGTCAAACCCTTCTCTTTCTTTGACTTTCGCAAACCGAAAGCCTTGTTATTTCAACACGGGTGTAATGGTAATTGACCTTCAAAGATGGAGAGCTGGAGATTATACAACAAAAATTGTAGAATGGATGGAACTTCAGAAGAGAATGAGGATTTATGAATTGGGTTCATTGCCACCTTTTTTACTTGTTTTTGCTGGAAAAATAGCTCCAGTGGATCATAAGTGGAACCAACATGGTCTTGGAGGAGATAATTTTCGGGGACTGTGTCGTGATTTGCACCCTGGTTCGGTTAGCCTATTGCATTGGAGCGGAAAAGGGAAGCCCTGGGTACGGCTCGATGCAAGCCGCCCTTGCCCGTTAGACGCCCTCTGGGCGCCTTATGATCTGCTGCAAACACCTTATGTTCTTGAATCCTGA